The Chitiniphilus purpureus sequence GGGCCCGCGCTCAGCAGCAGCGCTAGTATGAAAGCGAGCAGCAGCACGATGCGAAACGGACGGGAATGGCGAAGATCCACGTTTCTGGGTGCAGCGGATTCGAATGCGGGCGATTATCGCGAACGGGCCTCACTTTTCCTAGTGCATATGCACTGGCATCGGCCCGCCGCTGCCGCCACCGCCGGCCGTGTCGGCCGATGCGCGGGTTGGGCGGCATGCGCTGCAGGCGGCTTGCCTGGCGGCTTGCGTCGCCCATGGCGGCGTGAAATAAAAGCCGCCAGGTCCTAAGATGGCCCCATCGTCTGCCTGGACATCGCAATGCCGCACTTCACACGCCTCAAGGTCCGCGGATACCACCTGGATCTGTATGGCCACGTCAACAACGCGCGTTATCTGGAGTTCCTGGAAGAGGCACGCTGGAACATGATGGAGGAGGCGGGACGGCTGGATTTCTTCATGCAGTCGCGACTGGCACTGGTGGTCAGCCGGATCGATATCCATTACAAGCGCCCGGCCGGCATGGGCGATGAGCTGGTGATCGAAACCCGGCTGGCGTCGCTGGGCGAGCGGCATGGGGTGATCTCGCAGCGTATCCTGCGTGCCGACAACGAAAAGCTGGTGGCGCATGCCGAAGTGAGCTTTGCCGTGCTCCACCCCGAACAACCCGGCGCGCTGCCGCTGACCGGTGCCATTGCCGAAGCGCTGACGCCGCTGCTGGAGGCCGTCTGATGCGACGTCGACTGTATATGTGGATGGTGGCCGGCATGGTGGCCTGGCTTGCGGGCTGCGCCGGCGTGCCTGCCCATTTCGAGAAGCCCACCGTGTCGCTCGCCGGGCTGTCGCTCAAGGAGGCGGGCCTGTTCGAACAACGCTTCACGCTGGTGCTGCGGGTGCAGAATCCCAACCGGTTTGCGTTGCCGCTCAATGGGCTCGATGCCGACCTTGCCGTCAATGGCAAACCGCTCGCCTCAGGGGTGGCTGCGCAGGCGGTGACGGTGCCCGCGTTGGGTGATGCCAAGGTAAGGATTGATGTCGTCAGCAACCTTGCCACCCTGGCCCGCCAATTGCGCCGTGCCGATGGGCAGGGATTGCCACGCTACCGGCTGACCGGCCGGTTGTTTGTGCCGATGCGCAGCGAAGGCATCGCATTCGAGATGGATGGCGAAGTACCGGCGATCGAGGGATGGTTCGACGCGCCGGCCAGGCAAGAGCGGTTCTAGATGAGCCAGGAATCCAATTCCGAGCCGATCGTCCAGATCGTCACCACCGGCGCACCTGAGGGCGAGGCCACGCCGCGTGTGCCGCTGTGGGTGCGCCACCGCGTGCCGCTGCTGGCCGCCGGTGGGGTGCTGGGCGCGCTGCTGCTTGTGCTGCTGGGTCTGGGGATGGGTCTGTTCGTCCGCGAATTCAACGAAAAGCAGTATGTGGAACAGATCACGCTGCTGCGCGGCGCCTTGCAGAAGAATGCCCAGGGTTGGCGCGACGCGCGGCTGGCGCTGGAGCAGGCCCAGGCGGGGCAGCAGCAGGCCGAGGCGGCGCGAGAGAAGTTGGCGCAGGAGCTGACCCAGGCCAAAACGGCGCTCGGACAGGCCCTCGAGCAGGCACGCCAGGCGTCCGCCGTGGCGGCAAGCAACCCCGAGCCGCAGGCGATACCGAAGCAGGACGGGTACCTGCGTTTCGGCAATCACCGCTGTGTCATCCGGCCCGGGGAAAAGCGCCAGGATCTGAGCAAGTGCCTGCAGGACAACCAATGACGGCGCGGTGGTGCGGCAATCCGCTGTACCCGCTGTTACCACGCCGCCCCGCCGGCCGCCTGGGGCCTTCGTGCTAAAATACCGGCCTTTCTTACACACGGGCCCCGCCGCCCGCCACCAGCCTTGGAGCACAGGATGACCGCCTCGATCTTTGCCGCCGTCGACATGGCCCCCCGCGACCCGATCCTGGGTCTGAACGAAGCCTACAACGCCGATCCACGCG is a genomic window containing:
- a CDS encoding LEA type 2 family protein is translated as MRRRLYMWMVAGMVAWLAGCAGVPAHFEKPTVSLAGLSLKEAGLFEQRFTLVLRVQNPNRFALPLNGLDADLAVNGKPLASGVAAQAVTVPALGDAKVRIDVVSNLATLARQLRRADGQGLPRYRLTGRLFVPMRSEGIAFEMDGEVPAIEGWFDAPARQERF
- a CDS encoding acyl-CoA thioesterase; the encoded protein is MPHFTRLKVRGYHLDLYGHVNNARYLEFLEEARWNMMEEAGRLDFFMQSRLALVVSRIDIHYKRPAGMGDELVIETRLASLGERHGVISQRILRADNEKLVAHAEVSFAVLHPEQPGALPLTGAIAEALTPLLEAV